The proteins below come from a single Holdemania massiliensis genomic window:
- a CDS encoding ABC transporter ATP-binding protein — MKLEMKDLTKQYNAKLALDHVNLSLDEGIYGLLGPNGAGKSTLMNILAGNIEKTAGEILYNDQPIDECRVLFNHCLGYMPQNQRLYEDFTGYDFMGYFASLKEIPRNQIKSEIEKGLTQVSLWQDRQKRIREYSGGMKQRLLLAATLLKDPKVIVLDEPTAGLDPMQRVQVRKILAQLSKEKIIIYATHVISDVELIADQFIFLKKGQIIQKGTMQELTRTFSNYVYEIDCNEETCEKLKQEYCVTGIQKKTKGYAVRLISKEKWPGKEAVSPTLEDLYMNNFEDEQLWT, encoded by the coding sequence ATGAAACTAGAAATGAAAGATTTAACGAAGCAATATAACGCTAAACTTGCTTTAGATCATGTCAATCTGTCTCTTGACGAAGGAATTTACGGACTGCTTGGGCCAAATGGTGCAGGAAAATCAACATTGATGAATATCTTAGCTGGAAATATTGAGAAAACCGCCGGAGAGATTTTATATAATGATCAGCCTATTGATGAATGCCGAGTTCTCTTTAATCATTGTCTTGGCTACATGCCGCAGAATCAGCGTTTGTATGAAGATTTTACAGGCTATGATTTCATGGGATATTTTGCGTCGTTAAAAGAAATCCCGCGGAATCAGATAAAATCAGAGATTGAAAAAGGTTTAACTCAGGTATCTTTATGGCAGGATCGACAGAAGCGAATAAGAGAATATTCAGGTGGGATGAAACAAAGACTCCTGTTGGCAGCGACGCTTTTAAAGGATCCGAAAGTGATTGTTTTAGATGAACCGACGGCGGGGTTGGATCCAATGCAGCGTGTTCAGGTAAGAAAAATTCTGGCGCAGCTCTCTAAAGAGAAGATTATTATTTACGCAACCCATGTAATCAGCGATGTTGAATTGATTGCTGATCAGTTTATTTTTCTCAAAAAGGGACAAATCATTCAAAAGGGAACGATGCAGGAATTGACTCGGACATTTTCTAATTATGTTTATGAAATAGACTGTAATGAAGAGACCTGTGAAAAATTGAAGCAAGAATATTGTGTCACTGGAATTCAGAAAAAAACGAAGGGATATGCGGTAAGGTTAATCTCTAAAGAAAAGTGGCCAGGAAAAGAAGCAGTTTCTCCGACATTGGAAGATTTATACATGAATAATTTTGAGGATGAACAATTATGGACATAA
- a CDS encoding ABC transporter substrate-binding protein, with the protein MMLKRKTIIGLLVLFLINTGCVSNIPQNIHQSVITLNWYYMIGDYSIKERNEEINDYLLKSNSGYQINFVSLVDVIPYDLESENLSYTSMSTRLLEYLKKARDDHQNIDIINVNQLGNMDFSRTYLVDEGLLTDLDAYFVNTEAGKIVYNAYPEIVFESQKIEGKSYFIPGSLFDLIETKQSCFDRVAYMALDHSFFQQESSIKDNYSLSQYQERLQEIGDTKQDQLLFYNPFIMMYNFPYLTPVCGNSLQVSPYIIDEKTQTVKIIYECEEWMDSLNTFQSLYQNGYYVFDPSFEDTNAVIWYDYVVGSQENSRITVEENFEFLNVIPYWGLAIPSWCDRKDEVMNFFGLLYSDPELSRVFFPDGVKPGEKMFFGTGNPYIVKNSSLPQDLTKENHQAFYESLNKSCAFGFTFDFSDYFDEMQDLVVKHNEYFTAYNAPQFVDMDLYKEVMKGTRIEEIRNDLNAQLQRYLNKE; encoded by the coding sequence ATGATGTTAAAAAGAAAAACAATTATTGGACTTCTAGTTTTGTTTCTGATCAATACCGGCTGTGTCAGTAATATTCCCCAGAATATCCATCAATCTGTAATCACACTGAATTGGTATTATATGATTGGAGATTATTCAATAAAAGAGCGAAATGAAGAGATCAATGATTATCTGCTGAAAAGTAATTCTGGTTATCAAATCAATTTTGTTAGCTTAGTTGATGTTATTCCGTATGATTTAGAATCGGAGAATTTGTCTTATACCTCGATGTCTACTCGTTTATTGGAATATTTAAAAAAAGCCAGGGATGATCATCAAAATATTGATATTATAAATGTAAATCAATTAGGGAATATGGATTTCTCAAGAACATATTTAGTAGATGAAGGTCTGCTTACTGATTTAGACGCTTATTTTGTGAATACAGAGGCTGGGAAAATTGTTTATAATGCGTATCCGGAAATCGTATTTGAATCGCAAAAAATTGAAGGAAAATCATATTTTATTCCGGGTTCACTGTTTGATTTGATAGAAACAAAGCAAAGTTGCTTTGATCGTGTTGCTTATATGGCTTTGGATCATTCCTTTTTTCAACAAGAAAGTTCCATAAAAGACAATTATAGTCTTTCTCAATATCAAGAACGATTACAGGAAATCGGTGATACAAAACAAGATCAACTTTTATTTTATAATCCATTTATAATGATGTATAACTTTCCATATTTGACGCCAGTATGTGGGAATTCATTACAAGTCAGCCCCTATATTATTGATGAAAAAACGCAAACCGTTAAAATTATTTATGAATGTGAAGAATGGATGGATTCATTAAACACTTTTCAATCGTTATATCAGAATGGCTATTATGTGTTTGATCCATCCTTTGAAGATACTAATGCAGTGATTTGGTATGACTATGTCGTGGGAAGCCAGGAAAATAGTCGAATTACAGTAGAAGAAAATTTTGAATTCTTGAATGTTATTCCCTATTGGGGATTAGCAATTCCTTCCTGGTGTGACAGAAAAGATGAAGTTATGAATTTCTTTGGCTTGTTGTACAGTGATCCTGAATTAAGTCGTGTCTTTTTTCCTGATGGAGTAAAACCAGGCGAAAAAATGTTTTTTGGCACCGGTAATCCCTATATTGTGAAAAATTCTTCGCTGCCTCAGGATTTAACGAAAGAAAATCACCAAGCTTTTTATGAATCATTAAATAAATCCTGTGCTTTTGGTTTTACGTTTGATTTCAGCGATTACTTTGACGAAATGCAAGATCTAGTTGTCAAACATAATGAATACTTTACCGCTTACAACGCTCCGCAGTTCGTTGATATGGACTTGTATAAAGAGGTCATGAAAGGCACTCGAATTGAAGAGATCAGAAATGATCTAAACGCTCAGCTTCAACGGTATTTGAATAAAGAATAA